DNA from Leptospira mayottensis 200901116:
AGGTGTGACGAATTCGGCGCTTGCTCTTTATTATTATCTCCGGATTGGGATCGCCACTTTTATGAGTAGTGACGAGGGAGAAATTTCCCGCAATCACGCGGCTCCTCATAGTATCGGAGTGACTGTAGTTGTAATGATTTGTCTTTTTATGGTCGCTTTTGGTTGGTTCTTATTGGTTCCGGGCAATCTGCTCGCGATTGGCGCGTTACAACTGCGATATTTGGGTTACTGAAAATCGTTTTATGCGAAAAATTTAAAATACGAAAACGGACGTATCGTATTCGTTACAGTTGAACGTCGTAAAGAAACATATGCCCGGTTTTAGGATCCTCGTAGCAAACGGAACCTTGGTGGTATTTGCTATTGGAAATTAGAACTTTATAATATTTCGAAGGTCTAAACCGGGTAGGAGCGTCCCGTGGTAGGGATCCGTCCGGTTTGACCTCGATTAAATGATTCAGTCGTATGAATTCCTTTCTCCAAGGAAGAGGGGCCTTCAGTTCTAAAAGCAAAATATGTTTGTGGCTCCAGTGTGCGGATTCCCAATACTACCGTGAATGAGTTTCAAATCGTTCGGCACCGTTTGATCCCCGACCAATGGAGGTAGGCGGAAGTCGGATCTTCCGTATTTTTCTCCTCTCATCCGTATACGAACAGTTGCAGAACGATCAGTAAAAGCGCGATCCAGGATTTGATTTTTTGAATCTAAATTTTGATTCTTGTCTTCATGAGGATTTGACCTTTTTCTAAAACGAAATTCGACTACAGTTTGTGGTTGAGAAAGTAAAGCCACAGAATCGCAGCCCAAAGCCAGAGGATAGGGATATACAAGAAATATAATATTACATTGGGCCATCCTTTTTCCCCGAGGATATGAAATATGATTGCCCCGAAAATAAAGCCGAGCGGCCATAATATGCCTACTAAAATCGTAGTCGGCCAAACCCAATCTCCGGATAAGGAATCCGGATGCGGAAATAAGGATTTCGAGATAGGAAAAACCAGATAGTAAAGTCCGAATCCCATCGTTCCTATGCTGAAAAATCCTAGGAATGAAAGAATGATGCAGATGATGATGCTGAATTTTGCGTTCGGAGTTAAGGAGTGCCACATACGACTTGATTATCCGATCGATTTATTTGGGAAAGATAATTTTATCAATCAAAGAGTTTGAATTCGTTCCTGTTTTATGAGGAAGGGTATCGGATCGGACTTCGCCAATTTCTACGTTAGGAATCGCGATGAAAAATATAGAGTTTTACGATTGTGATGTTATCTTTTTTTCTTTTTTGGGGAAGAATTTATTATGAAGTCGGACGCCTATTGATAGTCACAATGGATATTCATACACTATAACGGGCCTATATCCAATGTTGTCGATAGAAATCTATACGGACACATGACCGTTGTCACAAAAGTAGAAGAGATAATTGGGAATCATTCAATAAAATCCTGCAAATATTTCTTGAAAGGTAAGGATCGATTTCGAATATTCTAAAATTTTAAAAAATTACTTTGACAAAGAAAAATTAGAATGATCAACGAAATAGAGTTCATCTTCGTTATAAATCACACTTAAAGAAAGGAAACGAATGAAGAGTCCGAAGGGAATTGTGAAAAAAATAATCGGACATGGTTTTACAATTATTCTGATTAGGATCATGTTTTTGACTTTACTTTGCAAATGCGTAATGTATCTGTCTGAAATCACCAAAGTGAAATCGAGGTTCAAATTCAAAACGGACATTCTGTTGTTGGACGCGCTCACTGTAAAAACAGAATTTTTTTGTCTATTAAAACAAAAAAATAGAAATAGGAAAATCAACGAGGATTGTAAAGCGACGCAGATAATAAGACGCACAGATTTTAAGAGATTGTCAGCCGCAGCCGTTTCAAAGAGTCTGTGATTTTGTCGGATGTTTAAAGAATCTAGTTATACATTCAAACTCGGGGGAAAACGTGAACATAGAAATCGGAAAAGGGTTGAACGGTCTTTATTTCGGAATGTCCAAGGACGAAGTAAAATCGAAACTTGGAGAACCTGACGAGATTTACGAATACGATTATGAAGGTTTTCTCTCGACCGGATATGAATATTTTTCCGAAGAAGCCGAGTATGAGTTCGATAAGGAGGAAGGGGATCGATTGTATTCGATTACGATTTCAAATCCTTCGATTCAACTTTTTGGGAAACCGATTATTGGAGAATCCATTGAAACAATTCGTGAACTTTTGAGTGAAAACGGGGTAGACGATTTTGAAGAAGACGACGGAGAACACGATCACGAAGGTCATGACCATGACGGCGAAGTACACGGTATTACCGCTTTCTCCGATAAACTCAACTCGGTCTTTCAATTTGAAGAGAACGAATTAGTCTTTTTTGGATTCAGTCCTCTTTTCAAAGACGATACGATTGATTGGCCCGAATATTCTTAATCTCATTAAATGATCTAAGTTGCGACCCATAGGGAGTTAACTTATTGAGTTTTATAAAATGGATCAGATGCGATATCCGTGTTACGGTTGCACTAGTTCCAATTCTATTATGTTCTCTTTTTCAATTTCTATCTTATTTCCTTCTTTATCCACGAGGAGATAAAAACGATCGGTCTCTTCGATCGTTCCGGAATAAACTTTTTTATTTTTAAGAGTAATTCGATAGATCACTTGATGGGAATCGTTCGAAGTGTCGGGTGTAATTAAGGAACTCGTCATTTTATTATGATGGGTAAAATTCTCATTTAAGGTTTTTTTGGAATCTTCGGAAAGGGCTTCGTATTTCGTAAATTCGTCCGAGTCCGTTTTTACGACTTCAATTTCTTGCCGAACAGTGGGCTGAGAAGTTTCGTTTTTAAGAACAGAATATCCGGTTAAAACGTCCACGTTTGGTTTTGTGGAATCGAATGATTGGACTCGTATAGCACCCTCTAATACTATAATCTGGTATTTTTTATAATGCGGATCAGCTATGAGAACGAGCGTTGTTCCTAATAGCTCAGAAGATATGGTTTCGACTTTTAATCGAACTTTCAGAGATGTTTTTTTTTTGATCGTAGTAAACACAACCGTTCCTGACTTTAAATCGAGATTGACTTCATTTCCTCTTTTGGATGCGGAAAATACCGAGTCGGGTAAAATTCTCAAAGTTAACCCAAAATCCCCTACGATCGTATAATCGCAGTAGGAATTTTTACCAGATCTCAGGATGATTTTTTCTTTATCCATTGTGACGTTACATTGGCCTGTGGTCACCGATTTCGTGATTTCGAATTCGTTTTGGTTCCAAGTAAAAAATCTAAAATAGAATGCCAAAGCCGAAAGTAATAGAACACAAGCGGCGGCTAAAAACGAATTTCTAAAATAGAGAATGCCTCTTTTTTTTTCATGGGACTGAAGCGGATCAAGGTACTTTCGATTGGCATTCAAGGATCCGATTTGAATTTTCAATTTCATCAATTCGAAGAATTCTTTTTTGGATTTTGGATCGGATAAAAATTGGATGAGTTCCGATCGTGTCATTTCGTTCGCAATGGCTCGTTGCATATTTGACCTTCGATTTGGTTCGCGATTAGGTTCCATCTTTTATCTCCTATATACTCTCAAAGTCGAAATTCGAATTTTGCAATTTCTTACGTAAGAAAGTCAGCGACACGTATGTTTTCCGATTTACCGTTCTTACGGATATCCCTAACTTTTCGGCGGTTTCTTTGATCGTATAATTTCTTAAAAAACGCAGAATGATTATATTCTTTTCCAAGTGAGGTAAATTTTCCAAACTTGCGTTTAAAAGATCCAACTGATGCTTATCTTCCTCGTATTCTATTTCCTTTTTCGAGATGAATTCTAAAACTTGATGTGAATTTTCCACTTCTCTTTTTTCGAATGAGCCTTTCTTCCGAATCAAATCCAAGAATTGGTTTTTGGCTATTGTAAGCATCCAAGAAGTTTCATTCCCTTTAGATGGATCGAATTTATCCCAATGATTCAGGACTTTAATAAAAGTCTCCTGACAAGTTTCTTCAGCTTCTTCTTTAGAAGCGCCTTTACTAAGAAGAAATCGGTAAATTTTTTTGTAATTTCTCGAATATAAACCGTCAAAATCAAAAATTTGACTTTCGGAATTTTGGCTCATCTGTAATTAAATAACGAACCGGTTTGTAAAAAAGTGCCACATTAAAAAGCAAAAAAATCAAATGCCGACGATAAATCAGAAATTTTTACGATTTAACCTTAAATTCAATTCATCCATTACGAGAATTACGGATCGTTTCGTGGAATTCAACGAATCGCTTCCTAAACTCAATGGAATGTCATTGTATATTTTACTTTTCGTGTCGGTTTGTTTTTTTACGAATTTGGACGCGAAATCAATTTTACTCAAAAATGGGAGAAGAATTGTGAATGTGAAAATCAAAATCGTCCCCAACGGTTTTGAAATCACCCATAAAAACGGTAAAATAGAGAAAATTTCCCTCACGGAAGTTCAAAAAGTTTTTATCTCTAATTATCCGCCAAATGAGGCTAAAAAACCCGAGACACTCAAAACTCCGCTCAATTTAGAAGCGAATCAGGAACAAATCGCTCCTCTGCGCCAAACTGAAAAACCTGAAGCGGCCAAAACGGCTCCCAAATTAGAGGCAAATCTAGACGAAAGAGTTCCCTCGGCCAAAAAATCGGGAATTAAAATTTTCGCTGAAGGTTTAATTCCCGGATGGTCTAGATTACTCCGAAACGATTCTTATTCTTTAAAGGGTTTGGGTTTTCTTTTGATACTCGCGGAGCTTTATCTTGCGGAAAGAAGTTACCTATATTTGAGTCCCGCAAAGCCAGCTTTGAAAACGAATCCCCCACTTACACCGTTCGAGCTGATTGCCATCGCGTCAAACGATCAAAACCTGATAAATATTGCCGCGCCGTACAGTATCGTTTCAAATTCTTCGAAAGTCGTTCTTATGGACGGCCAATTGATGGAAAAAAGTCGTTACGCTTATGAAAAACAAGCGTATGTTTCCGCTTTTGTTTTTGTTTTAATTTTGGACGCTTTTTTAGGATATACGTTTGAAAATTGGGAAGTGGTACCCAGTGTGAACGTTTCCTTTCGGGATCAGGAAATTAAAGAAATTTCGGGTGGAGTGGTTTTTCGTTTTTAGGAATTGGTCCGAAACTCAAAGTTCCGCTGCTTCTTTTTGAACTCTATTCTAGGAATCGGATATCAGAGTTTATTCGCTAATTTCTGGAAAATAATAACTTACTCTCGCGTTTTAGAAGAATTGTTTTGCGAGCTTCGGTTGGCCGGGATCTTTTGGGGGACCTAAAATACATTTTAATCCCGAATTTAATTTCCATTTCTTGAATTTTTTGTGGCACAAAAAAAAACGAGGATCGTTGGCATAGTTGAACCAATTTGGAGGATTCAACTATGTTTCAAAAAAAAATAGCTGTTATGTTGTTCTTAACATTGCTCTTTTCGAACTGCGATGGTAAAAAGGATGATAACTCTCTCAACAATGCTCTTCTGTTGGCGGCGCTTCAACAAAAAGATCCGGGAACTGCCGGGGTATATGCCGCTTTGAGCGTTCTATCCGCAAACAACAATCCTGGAAAACAGGGAGCTTATTCCAGAGGGAATGTGTCTCCTTTTGTGGTAATCAATCAATCTCAGGATTGCGCTTCGGGCGGAAAGATGACTTTGTCGGGCGATTATACCAGTAGTCAAACGGCTAACGGATTTAGTATGCGATATACCGGTACAAAGATGACGTTTGAAAATTGCCAACAAATGGCCTCTACGATGCAGGATAGTGGGACCGCTCTTTTTACCATTCAAGGAGAAATTACAATAGATGGAAGAGCGGATATCGTAATGGATGGAAATTTTAATCCGAATGTCCCCGTGACAGAATTGAAGTATACTCTAAACAGTACACAAAGAATGCAAAGTAGTTCTTATACAGTCAACGGTTTCCTATATCCAAAAATGGATATTACCTTCACATCAAACAATGCAAAATATTCGATTCAAAATATGGACGATATTGATAAAACAACGATCACGATTGAAGAGACCGTGGAAATCAGTGGAACGATCGGCGAGGAAAAGGTAAAAGATTCACATACCTATAAATCTACAATTAAACTTAAACCTTAAGTGATTTCCGGGCCGCCGAGCGGAAAAGGTTCGGCGGCGTGAATGAATATCAAACATTTTATAACAACTTTATTGCGAGTCGTAAAAATTATCTCAAAAATGGATTTTAACTTTATAGAATGGTTTTTTGAAAAATGTTTTTGAGATAACTTTTAATAAAATCTAGATGTTTTGAATTATGAATCGGTAAATCTGCTGTAGTTATTCTTTCTGATTATTTTCCCTCTTACGAAAAAAAATTCCAAATTCACATCGGTTGATCATGGAGCAGCGAAATATGGTCCGTTCAGAATATTCTTTGGTTCGTCTTTAATCGGCGAACGGGTTGAATTTGAAGAAGTCTTCAGTGCGTTTATGTAAATTTATTTCACGAACGCAGTCCTTGGGTATGTTAGATTTATTTACAGAAAGAGTATTGAAATACGAAACGTCAGTGTACAACTACAACAAAACAGTGTAACCCATGTCTCTGTCTAAAGTGTTACCGAGAATATACAAAACTTATCAATCGTCACGTAATTTGTAGGAACTCCTACATCTTTTAACATGAGTTCGGCATATCAGTCATTGTAGCGGAAGGAAATCCATAAAGCGCTTTTTACGAAAGCGTTTCAAGTCACGAGCCATTTAGCTATGAAATTTACGGGCGATTTGTCCAAACTTTCCCCGCGAATTTACGTTTTTTAAAAAACTTGCCGAATATTTTTTTGAGGTTTTGGGACACGCTTTTTGTTGGAATCTATTCCTAAAATGGTTTCTTGATTCTGTAAACTGGCGTTTCTACAAAATTGAGTTTTTTTGAAACAGTATTGGAAGTCGTTAAGAATGGAACTGTAAAAAACGGAACTAATCTGGAAATTGTCGATTCACTTTTAAGTTCTATAGAAGCAGCTTTCACCGTTGTTTGGAAAAAAGTTTGTATAAGGAAAGTTGAAATCCTGAAAACCATCAACTCCATTGTAGTGTCGTTTCCTCGGAGTAAAGCATTTGGAAGATTTTTTGCCAACTTTCTTCCACTCTGTGAGAATACCAGGGGCCAAGCCATTCTTCCAACGCAAAAAGCCAGGCTTTTTCCAAAAGGGGAATTTCCTCCGTTTGGTTGCAAATTTTAATACATTCCATTTTGAAATCTTGAATTGCTTTTTCTAATTGTACATTTTGAACGCCGGAAAGAGCGATATTCCGTGCGGAATTCATAAAGGATCTGGCTTCTTCTAATTGAATCTTCGAGAAGATGTTCTCGAATTTTGGGTTTTTCTCTTTGAGATAGACAAAGAATATTTCTGCGAATTTAATTCTATCCAAATTGATGATATCAAAAGACTCGTTTAAATTCCGAATTAGGCTCTCTGAAATGTTCATTTCGATTTGTGCTCCTATAGCCAACCTTCAGAAGAACTCTTAAGAGAACATTCAATTTCAAGAGATAAGTTTTTTAAGTTATAATGAGAAATGTTTTGTAATAGAAATCTAGGATTATAGAGGGCTCGTGACTTATTCAAAGACGTCGGTAGAGTTTCGAAAAGTATTCGAAGCGTCTTTTGTTACGTGATTTTTACTATTCGGACGCGTGGAAAGAATACCGTAATAAGTTCGTTTCAAAAGTTAGAATTCTTCTTCAAAAAAGCCAACAATTCTGGATTCGGTGCAATTTTATGTGGGTCTTTATATTTTTCCAAAATCGCCTGTTAATTTTTAGTACTATTTTCATACGTTCGAGTACTAAGAGCCTGTCCTAAGACCTTAGTTACAATGATTCAGTAAGTTCGTAATAAATAGAAGTTCTCACAAATTACGCCCCTTTGGTAGTTTACAAGCTTTCGAGCATATTTGATAACTGTTAAGTTCTCGTCGAGGTTCCTATATTCTGAGGTTTTTAAGACATGCTCTAAGTCTGAAGTTATCCACAGAATTTGTCCGTTTTCTTGCTAAACTTTATTCGTCTTTTAGGTCCGGGGTAAATTATTCTGATAGGTCGTTCTATGATTTAGGCTTTTTCAAAAATCACCTAAGCATGTTGTTGTCCTTCAGTCGGGTGGGGAAGATAAGATTTATTTCTTGAAAACTGAAGGAAAAGGATTCTTCTTGGTGCATGTCACTATTTCTTTTTGAAACCTTTTCTGATAACTTTCAAACTAAACACAAAGAAATTACTTCCGGAAAGTGGTTCGGTTTAAACTCTTTAAATCTAAAAGGGAAACCCTTTGCCACTTTCTTTGAAGGAGATCTCGTTCTGAAACTCGGAGCGGAAAAGATCGCTGAGATCATTTCCCGTTATCCGGGAGCAAAGCTCTTCGATCCTTCTCATAACAACAGAGCCATGAAAGATTGGCTCCAAATTCCGGTCGAATTCGAAGAAGATTGGCTTTCTTTAGCGGAAAGTTCTTTTCTGCTTGCTCAAAAAACGCTGAGTGTGTCTGTTCCGGCTAAGAAGAAAAGCGCGCCTAAAAAAGCCGCTAAGAAAAAAACTCCGGCCAAGAAAAAGAGCGCTCCGAAGAAGAAGGCAGCTAAGAAAAAGTCTTCTCCTAAAAAGACCAAAGTAAAACCCAAAACTACGGCTAAAAAGAAAGTCGCTCGGAAAAAAGCGGCTGCTAAAAAACGGAAGAGATAAATCGTTCTGTAACTTGCCCGAATCTCGGATTCGGGCAAGAATAGGATTCTTACTTGTTCCTGCAAATCGATCTTTAAAAAACGTTTGAGGTCTCTTTTTCGAATAAAAAATCGAGAAAACGTTAAGAGTTATTTTTGGATAAAAACACTTTTTGAATGAATTCTTTCGTTTCTTTTAAGATCAGATCTTTGTCGCTTTTCATATATTTGGAAAACAAGACGTGATTTCCTATTTCTACTTTTACGGCTTTGTTGAAAGGACTCGCTTTTCTGTTCTGATTCAATTTTCCAAATGCGTTTAACATAGACGGAACGGAAGCGGATTTATCCTGTTCTTGTTCGTTTTTGTAATAATAAAACAAAAGAACGGGAGAAGTAATTTTGGAAAATGGATCCGTTCCTAAGATATATTCTCTCAAGTCTGATAAGTTCTGAACCGCTGCGAGATATTGATCTCTATACCAGAATGCGCTGGCAGGATCTTGCTTTTGTTCTTGTGTTGATTTACGAATTTTTCCCATTGCTAAGTGAGCGAAGTCTTTTCCCCAGGAAAATTGGTAGATACCACCCAAAGGGCTTGTAAAATCGTAGAAAGGAGAAACAAGAATTAAAGCGTGTACTTTTTCCGGGTATTTAGCTGCTAAGTATGTAGAGATCAATCCACCCATACTTGTTCCGATTAGAATCGTTTTTTTACCGAGTTTTTCAAATTCTAAAAATGTCGTTTCGGAATCTTGTATAATTTCTGCAAAGGTAGTGTCTCTATGGTCTTCCAGATTGGTTCCGTGTCCGGGAAGGCGAACGTAATAAAGATTCGCTTTGAGATCTTTTGCTAGTTGATCCGTAACTTCTTCCCCTTCCGCGCGAGACGCTCCAAAGCCGTGGATGTACAGAATGGCGAATTCTGTTTTACCCGGGGAATACCTTACCAACTTTTCCTCATTATCTGGTCTTGCTTTTTTAGTCCGACTGATTTGAAGCTTTTCGTGATAATAACTGTCAAAGTCGGGATGTAATGGAACCACTTTGTATTCGTATTTAGGAATTTCTGCATAAAAAGTGACGATGAGGAATAGTGCAAACACCCCTAAAAAGCCTAAAGTCCACTTGAATAGTTTTATCATTTTATTTTTCTTCATAATTCTAATTAAACAATTCAATTCATTCGTATTACTCCTGCAAGAAAAAAGAATTCAAAAATGTAAGAGACCGAATACGAAGGCAGAATGGATTGTTATTGTCACTTAAGGTTAAAAGATAAAGACCATTGTCGTATCAGCTATCCGAGTTCGGAAAGGTGTTCAAAATTTCTATCTTTCAATATTCTCATTTACCCTTAGGAATATTTAAAATTTATCCTAAAACTTTAGAATTGTGGGAACTCTTACTATAAGTTATCTTGAAAAAATATCTTTAAATCGGCATTTTGAGCAAAGATAACTATAGTTGAACGATGGACTATAAACTCTCTAAAAGGACGTAATCTGTAGGAACTACTATATTTTTAGAAACTTACCAGATCGTTTAGAGATATTTTTCTTAAAATTTCGAAACAGTTCTTATGTTTCGAAACTTATTCGATAAAAAGAGTTGCTGTAACTGCCTTCTTCCAGCGTTGAATCTTTTGGGCTCTTTGAATTGAATTCATTTTCGGTTCGAAAGACTTATAACCTTTTTGTAGATTTTTGAGTTCTCCTAAATTTTTCCAAAAGCCGATGGATAAACCCGCAAGATACGCTGCGCCTGTCGCGGTCATATCCGGTTCGGGAGCACGATCCACTCTCACGTTCGAAAAATCTGAAAGACATTGGAGTAGAATATCGGATTGAGAAACTCCTCCATCCACTTTGATATCCTTAATCTTAACTTTTGTATCTTGTTGAATTCCTTCCAAGATTTCATAGAGACTGAGAGCAATTCCTTCCAAGACGGCTCTCGCTACGTGCCTTCTATGGGATGCAAGAGAAAGACCGATAACTGAAGCCTTAGCACGAGGATTAAAATAAGGAAATCGAGCACCTGTAGGAGTTGGAATAAAAACGATTCCTTCTGTATCTTCGGCTTGCGCTGCAAGTTCATTGAGGACCTTAGGAGTGTCGGAAAGTCCGATCCCTTTACCTAACCAGTCAATCAGAGTGCCAGCAGTCGCAACGTATCCTTCCAACATATACGTAGTTTTACCGTCAATTCTCCAAGCGATCATAGGAAAAAGTCCGCGTCGGGATAGTTTTGCTTTGGGGCCGATGTTGATATCTACGAAAGCTCCGGAGCCTTGGGAGATTTTCACTTCACCCGGCTCAAAACAACATTGACCGAAAAGGGCAGCCATCTGATCGCCGATTGATGCTCGAATCGGTATCGAATGCCCCCCTAGAAATTCAGGCAAGGAATGACCGAAGTCTCCGTTGCTGTCTTTCACTTCCGGAAACAGATTTGCAGGAATTCCAAAAATTGTAAGAATCGGTTGGTTCCAAATCAATTGGAAGGGATTGAACATTCCAGTGGCAACCGCGTTAGACGAATCAGTAAGATGTTGTTTCCCACCGGTAAGCTTATGAATGAACCAGGTATCCAAGGTGCCGAAAAGAACTTCGTCCTTTTTACATCTGCGTTTTAACTCCGGATTTTCGTCCAGAACCCATTTCAGTCTACAAGTTGCGTGATCGGTTGTAAA
Protein-coding regions in this window:
- the srp gene encoding sigma factor SigX-regulated lipoprotein — protein: MFQKKIAVMLFLTLLFSNCDGKKDDNSLNNALLLAALQQKDPGTAGVYAALSVLSANNNPGKQGAYSRGNVSPFVVINQSQDCASGGKMTLSGDYTSSQTANGFSMRYTGTKMTFENCQQMASTMQDSGTALFTIQGEITIDGRADIVMDGNFNPNVPVTELKYTLNSTQRMQSSSYTVNGFLYPKMDITFTSNNAKYSIQNMDDIDKTTITIEETVEISGTIGEEKVKDSHTYKSTIKLKP
- a CDS encoding globin, encoding MNISESLIRNLNESFDIINLDRIKFAEIFFVYLKEKNPKFENIFSKIQLEEARSFMNSARNIALSGVQNVQLEKAIQDFKMECIKICNQTEEIPLLEKAWLFALEEWLGPWYSHRVEESWQKIFQMLYSEETTLQWS
- a CDS encoding CDK5 domain-containing protein, with the protein product MSLFLFETFSDNFQTKHKEITSGKWFGLNSLNLKGKPFATFFEGDLVLKLGAEKIAEIISRYPGAKLFDPSHNNRAMKDWLQIPVEFEEDWLSLAESSFLLAQKTLSVSVPAKKKSAPKKAAKKKTPAKKKSAPKKKAAKKKSSPKKTKVKPKTTAKKKVARKKAAAKKRKR
- a CDS encoding alpha/beta hydrolase → MKKNKMIKLFKWTLGFLGVFALFLIVTFYAEIPKYEYKVVPLHPDFDSYYHEKLQISRTKKARPDNEEKLVRYSPGKTEFAILYIHGFGASRAEGEEVTDQLAKDLKANLYYVRLPGHGTNLEDHRDTTFAEIIQDSETTFLEFEKLGKKTILIGTSMGGLISTYLAAKYPEKVHALILVSPFYDFTSPLGGIYQFSWGKDFAHLAMGKIRKSTQEQKQDPASAFWYRDQYLAAVQNLSDLREYILGTDPFSKITSPVLLFYYYKNEQEQDKSASVPSMLNAFGKLNQNRKASPFNKAVKVEIGNHVLFSKYMKSDKDLILKETKEFIQKVFLSKNNS
- a CDS encoding glycerol kinase 5; its protein translation is MTNPQGKYVLSIDSGGSGIRALLLDRKGKITERQYEKTPPNIPEAGALEHDPEVLWKSLLSLLKKIQKNKQVAKEIAALGICNQRGSFLLWEKSSGKPLTPLISWADVRSYKTAEAMNRNPIWKIIRFVSTLVGRLTNHPMMIATSMLRFTTDHATCRLKWVLDENPELKRRCKKDEVLFGTLDTWFIHKLTGGKQHLTDSSNAVATGMFNPFQLIWNQPILTIFGIPANLFPEVKDSNGDFGHSLPEFLGGHSIPIRASIGDQMAALFGQCCFEPGEVKISQGSGAFVDINIGPKAKLSRRGLFPMIAWRIDGKTTYMLEGYVATAGTLIDWLGKGIGLSDTPKVLNELAAQAEDTEGIVFIPTPTGARFPYFNPRAKASVIGLSLASHRRHVARAVLEGIALSLYEILEGIQQDTKVKIKDIKVDGGVSQSDILLQCLSDFSNVRVDRAPEPDMTATGAAYLAGLSIGFWKNLGELKNLQKGYKSFEPKMNSIQRAQKIQRWKKAVTATLFIE
- a CDS encoding LA_0442/LA_0875 N-terminal domain-containing protein; the encoded protein is MPTINQKFLRFNLKFNSSITRITDRFVEFNESLPKLNGMSLYILLFVSVCFFTNLDAKSILLKNGRRIVNVKIKIVPNGFEITHKNGKIEKISLTEVQKVFISNYPPNEAKKPETLKTPLNLEANQEQIAPLRQTEKPEAAKTAPKLEANLDERVPSAKKSGIKIFAEGLIPGWSRLLRNDSYSLKGLGFLLILAELYLAERSYLYLSPAKPALKTNPPLTPFELIAIASNDQNLINIAAPYSIVSNSSKVVLMDGQLMEKSRYAYEKQAYVSAFVFVLILDAFLGYTFENWEVVPSVNVSFRDQEIKEISGGVVFRF
- a CDS encoding RNA polymerase sigma factor, producing the protein MSQNSESQIFDFDGLYSRNYKKIYRFLLSKGASKEEAEETCQETFIKVLNHWDKFDPSKGNETSWMLTIAKNQFLDLIRKKGSFEKREVENSHQVLEFISKKEIEYEEDKHQLDLLNASLENLPHLEKNIIILRFLRNYTIKETAEKLGISVRTVNRKTYVSLTFLRKKLQNSNFDFESI
- the rsx gene encoding LIMLP_03685 family anti-sigma factor, coding for MEPNREPNRRSNMQRAIANEMTRSELIQFLSDPKSKKEFFELMKLKIQIGSLNANRKYLDPLQSHEKKRGILYFRNSFLAAACVLLLSALAFYFRFFTWNQNEFEITKSVTTGQCNVTMDKEKIILRSGKNSYCDYTIVGDFGLTLRILPDSVFSASKRGNEVNLDLKSGTVVFTTIKKKTSLKVRLKVETISSELLGTTLVLIADPHYKKYQIIVLEGAIRVQSFDSTKPNVDVLTGYSVLKNETSQPTVRQEIEVVKTDSDEFTKYEALSEDSKKTLNENFTHHNKMTSSLITPDTSNDSHQVIYRITLKNKKVYSGTIEETDRFYLLVDKEGNKIEIEKENIIELELVQP